A part of Oncorhynchus masou masou isolate Uvic2021 chromosome 21, UVic_Omas_1.1, whole genome shotgun sequence genomic DNA contains:
- the LOC135508164 gene encoding inositol-tetrakisphosphate 1-kinase-like — protein sequence MQTFLKGRRVGYWLSEKKMKKLNFQAFADLCRKRGIEVVQLDLSQPLEEQGPLDVIIHKLTDLILEADQNDTQSVLLVQRVQDYIEAHPETIVLDPLPAIRTLLDRCKSYQLIHRIEDCMQDERICSPPFMVLNTECGPDTLEKIEKHGLTFPFICKTRVAHGTNSHEMAIIFSEEDLKDVKPPCVIQSFINHNAVLYKVFVVGESYTLVERPSLKNFPAGPADRKAIFFNSHNVSKPESSSDLTSRDNVEGVSQPPSDDVIRELSRSLRQALGVSLFGIDVIINNLTGQHAVIDINAFPGYEGVPEFFNDLLTHITSVLQAHSPDSPPASGQPKSLASSHTPITTVPTAPTPDSPGCCSMLGKDASSSPWIVEGDGNLKGPRQRLGCNSAMSPNFQQHCVSTIATKASSQ from the exons ATGCAGACTTTTTTGAAAGGCAGGAGAGTGGGCTACTGGCTCAGcgagaagaagatgaagaagctGAATTTTCAGGCCTTCGCTGATTTGTGCAG GAAAAGAGGAATAGAAGTGGTCCAG CTGGACCTGAGCCAGCCCCTGGAGGAGCAAGGTCCCCTAGATGTCATCATCCACAAGCTGACCGACCTGATCCTGGAGGCCGACCAGAACGACACCCAGTCAGTCCTGCTGGTGCAGAGAgtgcag GACTACATTGAGGCCCACCCTGAGACCATCGTGCTGGATCCCCTCCCAGCCATCAGGACCCTGCTGGACCGCTGCAAGTCCTACCAGCTCATCCACAGGATAGAGGACTGCATGCAAG ATGAGAGAATCTGCTCTCCCCCATTCATGGTTCTGAACACAGAGTGTGGTCCAGATACACTGGAGAAGATTGAGAAGCATGGACTCACTTTCCCATTTA tttGCAAAACACGAGTAGCCCATGGAACCAACTCCCACGAG aTGGCCATCATCTTCAGTGAGGAGGACCTGAAGGATGTGAAGCCTCCGTGTGTGATCCAGAGCTTCATCAACCACAATGCGGTGCTCTACAAGGTGTTTGTGGTGGGGGAGTCCTACACACTGGTAGAGAGACCCTCCCTCAAGAACTTCCCCGCTGGACCAGCAG ACAGAAAAGCAATTTTCTTCAACAGTCATAATGTATCAAAGCCAGAGTCATCTTCAGACCTGACCTCT AGGGACAACGTGGAGGGGGTGTCCCAGCCACCCAGTGATGATGTCATCAGAGAGCTGTCCAGGTCCTTGCGACAGGCGCTGGGCGTGTCCTTGTTTGGCATCGACGTCATCATCAACAACCTCACGGGCCAACACGCCGTCATCGACATCAATGCATTCCCTG GTTACGAGGGTGTCCCAGAGTTCTTCAACGACCTCCTGACCCACATCACCAGTGTGCTTCAGGCTCACTCCCCCGACAGCCCTCCAGCCAGCGGGCAGCCCAAAAGCCTGGCATCCAGCCATACCCCCATCACTACGGTGCCCACAGCCCCGACCCCGGACTCCCCAGGCTGCTGCAGCATGCTGGGGAAGGACGCCAGCAGCAGCCCCTGGATCGTGGAGGGGGATGGGAACCTGAAGGGCCCCCGCCAGAGACTGGGCTGTAACTCAGCCATGTCCCCCAACTTCCAGCAACACTGTGTGTCCACGATAGCCACCAAGGCTTCCTCCCAATGA